The Mercurialis annua linkage group LG2, ddMerAnnu1.2, whole genome shotgun sequence genome contains a region encoding:
- the LOC126667841 gene encoding zinc finger BED domain-containing protein RICESLEEPER 2-like, which produces MSGNNENEVDNDQKLNYECDPIASQYDDEEKHCCGFGISDGDGSDDEDGWRTVSGDGEDGWRTVSGDGEDGWKTVSEDSETGSVNNCHIDFEERQSYMALAMLSCVEDILPLDGLPIQLLRKHMVSDGGSEPRHKKSELSVGALQAECLNIYDDEKVRAKKVLKNFDGQITLSIDVLRCPAAGEYLCLTAHFIAVDWCLRNWVICFKPVNKTFDDDFLYGTVMKCITDWDIGDKVSGVIVDNFWFDGECVGEVKDLVQKKRKLPFRLGMFRLNCCADLFKLMVQDAFKGISEIMHRVDEYMNFGKPINMWNTVFTNLKEALEYEAKGEWNKDEYENYEKLNSDEWKKVEEICKLLQSLYNAAKSIFEAKQPTAHICLRNLQEVHASLAQASADSDNFISPIARKMLERLDKYLKNMFLVLATAIVMDPRCKMKYLEFSFARNGANDGTSDSTTVLTTIQTLYDDYLTNSLQIHKRKADSISRDSDNDPDDDSDWLQKYKQFAEADNRPIKSELDLYLEEGVLPWSQDFDILGWWRGESPKYPVLSRLARDILGAPVSVVTSQDAYFTVEREIGGRLASLESDVMNAVMCSRSWCPPDIKSKICSMIGDMDALVDTECVANALFGY; this is translated from the coding sequence ATGTCTGGAAACAATGAGAATGAGGTGGACAATGACCAGAAATTGAACTATGAATGTGATCCAATTGCTAGCCAATATGATGATGAAGAGAAACACTGTTGCGGCTTTGGTATTAGTGATGGTGATGGTAGTGATGACGAAGACGGTTGGAGAACTGTTTCAGGTGATGGCGAAGACGGTTGGAGAACTGTTTCAGGTGATGGCGAAGACGGTTGGAAAACTGTTTCAGAGGATTCTGAGACGGGAAGCGTCAATAATTGTCATATTGATTTTGAAGAAAGACAATCTTACATGGCTCTTGCAATGCTAAGCTGTGTTGAAGATATTTTACCTCTGGATGGTCTTCCTATTCAACTTCTACGCAAACATATGGTAAGCGATGGAGGAAGTGAGCCTAGGCATAAAAAGAGTGAACTAAGTGTCGGTGCTCTTCAAGCCGAGTGTTTAAACATTTACGATGATGAGAAAGTAAGAGCTAAAAAAGTGTTGAAAAATTTTGATGGTCAAATTACCCTTTCAATTGATGTTTTGAGATGTCCAGCAGCTGGTGAGTATTTGTGTTTAACTGCACATTTCATTGCTGTTGATTGGTGTTTGAGAAATTGGGTCATCTGTTTTAAGCCTGTTAACAAGACGTTTGATGATGATTTCTTGTATGGAACTGTTATGAAGTGTATTACTGACTGGGACATTGGCGATAAAGTATCAGGTGTTATTGTGGATAACTTTTGGTTTGATGGTGAATGTGTTGGTGAAGTCAAAGATTTAGTgcaaaaaaagaggaaactcCCATTTCGCCTTGGGATGTTTCGATTGAATTGTTGTGCTGATCTCTTTAAGTTAATGGTGCAGGATGCATTCAAGGGGATATCTGAAATTATGCATAGGGTTGATGAATATATGAATTTCGGAAAACCAATAAATATGTGGAACACTGTGTTTACTAATCTGAAGGAGGCTTTAGAGTATGAGGCTAAGGGAGAATGGAACAAAGACGAGTATGAGAATTATGAAAAACTTAATTCTGATGAGTGGAAAAAGGTTGAAGAAATTTGCAAGCTATTGCAGAGCTTGTATAATGCTGCAAAATCCATCTTTGAAGCAAAACAACCTACTGCGCATATCTGTCTTCGTAATCTTCAAGAGGTTCACGCTAGCTTAGCTCAGGCATCAGCTGATTCGGACAATTTCATTAGCCCTATAGCTAGGAAAATGCTCGAGAGGCTCGATAAGTATTTGAAGAACATGTTCTTGGTTTTAGCAACTGCTATAGTTATGGATCCTCGATGCAAGATGAAGTACTTAGAATTCTCTTTTGCCAGGAATGGTGCAAATGACGGCACCTCTGATTCGACGACTGTCCTAACCACCATTCAAACTCTTTATGATGATTACTTGACTAATTCACTTCAAATACACAAACGCAAGGCTGATTCCATTTCACGCGACTCTGATAATGACCCTGACGATGATTCTGATTGGCTACAGAAATACAAGCAGTTTGCTGAAGCTGATAATAGACCAATAAAGTCAGAGCTGGATTTATACTTGGAAGAGGGTGTGTTACCTTGGAGCCAGGATTTTGATATATTGGGTTGGTGGAGAGGTGAAAGCCCAAAATATCCTGTTCTGTCGAGGTTGGCACGCGACATATTGGGGGCACCTGTTTCCGTTGTGACTTCACAAGACGCGTATTTCACAGTCGAGAGAGAAATCGGTGGGCGTTTGGCTTCTTTAGAATCAGATGTGATGAATGCTGTGATGTGTTCTCGTAGCTGGTGTCCTCCTGATATCAAGTCCAAGATTTGTTCTATGATTGGAGATATGGATGCTCTGGTGGACACAGAATGTGTAGCAAATGCACTTTTTGGTTACTGA